A stretch of the Diadema setosum chromosome 16, eeDiaSeto1, whole genome shotgun sequence genome encodes the following:
- the LOC140239943 gene encoding exostosin-like 3 — MYNEPHPLWGTGQRMEYQSKKELMPPRTTGNPSFAAWLQRSGHLTRLIIILFVILIVLPFVTHHYLSNSDLDVQDQRSLDMSVDEMVALKPSELKAHVVELYRIKSSVQAELRQLEERRKLLQAQVTRLSLQLDHAQSEVHSAIAERDRLKDQIQQTIRDQSEIVERSLRHISAPFQILPNIEDSGDIEPPNSAGRCRQHTCFDYSRCSLTSRFPVYVYHPEDLWQDSNKLDATIKLTVTNAFGRSTYLTRDANMACIYVVLVGDLEDQGRTTSSLDLETRLHKLPYWRHDGRNHLLLHLVRSLSTHNILQNVNTGRAIVVQTPFTDLQFRQGFDIIAPMLLGLSSETNWKDVPLQFPARRKYLITYQGSKPTQTMLQKEYVDDRDNAPLSRRLKDVDRTKSVEDILIQELDKLKSLTDDNVHLDFACKSFKAVDGFDASDWKLCSNKLERLKLLKQSTYALLLSPGDHVVSSTTFYARLFEALQTGAIPVIVGEHMQLPFSEFISWKEAAIVLPRSRVTELYFYLKTIQDNDILKLRRQGWFLWTTYLSNTDSVINGILATLRTRLGIPANVAPEEKAREIFSEEYPQKTQRAEQMYPESDDVFPAPELPFSSPKFLRNFTSIAMDSYSTWNNPPGAQYLYPYTPFDPVVPSDAKFLGSTLGFRPIGGGAGGSGKEFQESLGGNVPREQFTVVMLTYEREAVLMNSLQRLMGLPFLNKVLVVWNAPAAPSPDLVWPEIHVPIKVVRTSANSLNNRFLPYDEIETEAILSLDDDAHLRHDEILFGFRVWRESRDRVVGFPGRYHAWDLNYRNGFLYSANYSCELSMVLTGAAFIHKYYMYLYSYMMPQPIRDKVDEYMNCEDIAMNFLVSHVTRKPPIKVTSRWTFRCAGCPEALSMDDSHFQERHKCIQYFTKVYGYTPLLYTQYRVDSVLFKTRIPHDKQKCFKFI, encoded by the exons ATGTATAATGAACCACACCCCCTCTGGGGGACAGGTCAGCGAATGGAGTACCAGAGTAAGAAGGAACTAATGCCCCCACGTACAACCGGCAATCCTTCGTTTGCAGCATGGCTACAACGAAGTGGGCACCTTACCCGTCTCATCATCATACTTTTTGTAATCCTGATCGTACTGCCATTTGTGACACACCATTACCTCAGCAACTCCGATCTGGATGTGCAGGATCAGAGGAGCCTGGATATGAGTGTGGATGAAATGGTGGCGCTGAAGCCAAGTGAGCTGAAGGCCCACGTCGTTGAACTCTACCGCATCAAGAGCTCGGTGCAGGCAGAGCTACGGCAGCTGGAGGAGAGGCGAAAGCTGCTGCAGGCACAGGTCACACGCTTATCCCTGCAACTGGATCATGCTCAGTCTGAGGTGCACAGTGCCATTGCAGAGCGGGACCGCCTCAAGGATCAGATTCAGCAGACAATACGTGATCAGAGCGAGATTGTGGAACGGAGCCTGCGCCACATCTCGGCACCTTTCCAGATTCTTCCAAATATTGAGGATAGTGGAGACATCGAACCTCCAAATTCAGCAGGACGGTGCAGGCAACACACATGCTTTGATTACTCGCGATGCTCGCTTACATCTCGTTTCCCTGTGTATGTCTATCACCCGGAGGATCTGTGGCAAGACAGTAACAAATTAGATGCAACGATTAAGCTAACTGTCACCAATGCGTTTGGACGAAGTACTTATCTAACACGTGATGCCAACATGGCATGTATATATGTTGTGCTAGTTGGTGACCTTGAGGATCAGGGTAGGACTACAAGTAGCCTTGACTTAGAGACCAGATTGCATAAATTGCCATATTGGAGACACGATGGCAGAAATCATCTCCTCTTGCACTTGGTGCGCAGTCTTTCCACTCACAACATTCTTCAGAACGTGAACACGGGACGTGCCATAGTGGTGCAGACACCTTTCACAGACTTGCAATTTCGACAAGGCTTTGATATTATTGCCCCTATGTTACTTGGGCTAAGCTCAGAGACAAACTGGAAGGATGTACCATTacaatttccagccagaaggaaATATTTAATCACTTATCAGGGATCAAAACCAACTCAAACTATGTTGCAGAAGGAGTATGTTGATGACAGGGACAATGCTCCCTTGAGTAGGAGACTTAAAGATGTAGACAGGACTAAATCTGTAGAGGATATTCTCATCCAGGAGTTGGACAAATTGAAGTCTTTGACAGATGACAATGTCCACCTTGATTTTGCCTGTAAGAGCTTTAAAGCAGTGGATGGTTTTGATGCCTCAGACTGGAAGCTGTGCAGCAATAAGCTGGAGCGGTTAAAACTCTTAAAGCAATCCACATATGCACTTCTTTTAAGTCCTGGGGACCATGTAGTATCTTCCACAACTTTTTACGCCCGTCTCTTTGAGGCTCTCCAAACTGGTGCAATACCCGTCATTGTTGGCGAACACATGCAGTTACCCTTTAGTGAGTTTATTTCATGGAAAGAAGCAGCGATTGTTCTTCCACGTTCTCGAGTGACAGAGCtctatttctatttaaaaaCAATCCAGGATAATGACATTCTTAAGCTTAGGAGACAGGGTTGGTTCCTTTGGACAACATACCTGTCCAATACAGACTCTGTTATAAATGGTATCCTCGCAACCCTACGGACCAGACTGGGAATCCCAGCTAATGTTGCTCCTGAGGAGAAAGCACGAGAGATCTTCTCTGAGGAATATCCTCAGAAGACACAACGAGCAGAGCAGATGTACCCAGAGTCCGATGATGTCTTCCCAGCCCCTGAGTTACCTTTCTCATCCCCAAAGTTCCTCAGGAACTTCACTTCCATTGCAATGGACTCCTACTCCACCTGGAATAACCCTCCAGGAGCACAGTACTTGTACCCTTACACACCCTTTGACCCTGTAGTCCCTTCCGATGCCAAGTTCCTTGGATCAACACTTGGCTTCCGCCCCATTGGAGGAGGTGCTGGTGGCTCAGGAAAAGAGTTCCAGGAATCTCTCGGAGGGAACGTCCCAAGGGAGCAGTTTACAGTAGTCATGCTGACCTACGAAAGGGAGGCTGTGCTCATGAACTCCTTACAGAGGCTCATGGGATTGCCTTTTCTAAACAAG GTCCTTGTAGTATGGAATGCTCCTGCAGCACCTTCACCTGACCTTGTTTGgcctgaaatacatgtacccatTAAG GTCGTTCGGACCTCCGCAAACAGCCTCAACAACCGCTTCTTGCCTTATGATGAAATCGAGACGGAGGCCATCTTGTCTCTGGATGATGATGCCCACCTCCGGCATGATGAGATCCTCTTTGGCTtcag AGTCTGGAGGGAATCGAGAGATCGTGTGGTGGGCTTCCCGGGGCGCTACCATGCCTGGGATCTCAACTACAGGAATGGGTTTCTCTACAGTGCCAACTATTCCTGTGAGCTGTCTATGGTATTAACTGGTGCTGCTTTTATTCATAAG TACTACATGTATCTCTATTCCTACATGATGCCTCAACCAATCAGAGACAAGGTTGATGAGTATATGAACTGTGAGGACATCGCCATGAATTTCCTAGTCTCACATGTCACAAGGAAACCACCCATAAAG GTCACTTCGCGTTGGACATTCCGCTGTGCTGGCTGCCCCGAGGCACTCTCGATGGACGACTCCCATTTCCAGGAGCGGCACAAGTGCATCCAGTATTTCACCAAGGTGTATGGCTACACACCACTGCTCTACACACAGTACCGTGTGGACTCAGTCCTCTTCAAGACGCGCATTCCACATGACAAGCAAAAGTGTTTCAAGTTCATATGA